In Nocardioides sp. InS609-2, a single genomic region encodes these proteins:
- a CDS encoding excinuclease ABC subunit UvrA, whose amino-acid sequence MAKKTDTQSAGMPLADSHDLIRVQGARENNLKDVNVELPKRRLSVFTGVSGSGKSSLVFATIAAESQRMINETYSAFVQGFMPNLARPEVDLLEGLTTAIIVDQERMGANPRSTVGTATDANAMLRILFSRLGKPYIGPPTAFSFNVPTRKASGVMSTEKAGGRVAKAVVQNAVYLGGMCPRCEGMGSVSDFDLTALYDENKSLADGALTVPGYSMDGWYGRLFEGVGLPMDKPIAKFTKKQLETMLYSEPTKIKVEGINLTFEGLIPKIQKSMLSKDVEAMQPHVRRFVERAIAFQSCPECDGTRLSPEARSAKIHGKNIADLCELQISDLAEWVRALEEPSVAPLLKGLQHLLDSFAEIGLGYLSLDRPAGTLSGGEAQRTKMIRHLGSSLTDVTYVFDEPTIGLHPHDIERMNELLLQLRDKGNTVLVVEHKPETIAIADHVVDLGPGAGTEGGSVCFEGTVEGLRGSDTITGRHLDDRATVKDSVRTSSGKLEVRDASTHNLQDVDVDVPLGVLCVVTGVAGSGKSSLIHGSIAGRDGVVVIDQGAIKGSRRSNPATYTGLLEPIRKAFAKANDVKPALFSSNSEGACPTCNGAGVIFTELGVMATVESTCEECEGRRFQASVLEYTLGGQNIAEVLAMSMTEAEVFFGDGEAATPAAHKILERLVDVGLGYLTLGQPLTTLSGGERQRVKLATQMADKGDVYVLDEPTTGLHLADVENLLGLLDRLVDSGKSVIVIEHHQAVMAHADWIIDLGPGAGHDGGKVVFEGTPADLTADRSTLTGEHLAAYVGS is encoded by the coding sequence ATGGCCAAGAAGACGGACACGCAGTCGGCCGGGATGCCCTTGGCCGACAGCCACGACCTGATCCGCGTGCAGGGCGCGCGTGAGAACAACCTCAAGGACGTCAACGTCGAGCTCCCGAAGCGCCGGCTCTCGGTGTTCACCGGCGTCTCGGGCTCGGGCAAGAGCTCGCTGGTGTTCGCCACGATCGCCGCGGAGTCGCAGCGGATGATCAACGAGACCTACAGCGCCTTCGTGCAAGGGTTCATGCCGAACCTGGCCCGCCCGGAGGTCGACCTGCTCGAAGGGCTGACGACGGCGATCATCGTCGACCAGGAGCGGATGGGTGCCAACCCCCGCTCCACGGTCGGCACCGCCACCGACGCCAACGCCATGCTCCGGATCCTGTTCAGCCGGCTGGGCAAGCCGTACATCGGGCCTCCCACGGCGTTCTCGTTCAACGTCCCGACGCGAAAGGCGAGCGGGGTGATGAGCACGGAGAAGGCCGGTGGCCGGGTCGCGAAGGCTGTGGTGCAGAACGCGGTCTACCTGGGCGGCATGTGTCCGCGCTGCGAGGGCATGGGCTCGGTCTCCGACTTCGACCTCACCGCGTTGTACGACGAGAACAAGTCGCTGGCCGACGGTGCACTGACCGTGCCGGGCTACTCGATGGACGGCTGGTACGGCCGGCTGTTCGAGGGCGTCGGCCTGCCGATGGACAAGCCGATCGCCAAGTTCACCAAGAAGCAGCTCGAGACGATGCTGTACTCCGAGCCGACCAAGATCAAGGTCGAGGGCATCAACCTGACCTTCGAAGGTCTGATCCCGAAGATCCAGAAGTCGATGCTCTCCAAGGACGTCGAGGCCATGCAGCCTCACGTACGACGCTTCGTGGAGCGCGCCATCGCGTTCCAGTCCTGCCCCGAGTGCGACGGCACCCGGCTCAGCCCGGAGGCCAGGTCCGCGAAGATCCACGGCAAGAACATCGCCGACCTCTGCGAGCTGCAGATCAGCGACCTGGCCGAGTGGGTCCGGGCACTCGAGGAGCCGTCAGTTGCGCCGTTGCTCAAGGGACTGCAGCACCTGCTGGACTCGTTCGCCGAGATCGGCCTGGGCTACCTCTCGCTGGACCGGCCGGCCGGCACGCTGTCCGGGGGAGAGGCCCAGCGCACCAAGATGATCCGCCACCTGGGGTCGTCGCTCACCGATGTGACGTACGTGTTCGACGAGCCCACGATCGGCCTGCACCCCCACGACATCGAGCGGATGAACGAGCTGCTGCTGCAGCTGCGCGACAAGGGCAACACAGTGCTCGTCGTCGAGCACAAGCCCGAGACCATCGCCATCGCCGACCACGTCGTCGACCTCGGCCCCGGTGCCGGCACCGAGGGCGGCAGCGTCTGCTTCGAGGGGACGGTGGAGGGGCTGCGGGGGAGTGACACCATCACCGGCCGCCACCTCGACGACCGGGCCACCGTCAAGGATTCGGTGCGTACGTCGTCCGGCAAGCTCGAGGTGCGCGATGCCTCGACGCACAACCTCCAGGACGTCGACGTCGACGTCCCACTCGGCGTGCTCTGCGTCGTCACGGGTGTCGCGGGTTCGGGCAAGAGCTCGCTGATCCACGGCTCGATCGCCGGCCGCGACGGCGTGGTCGTCATCGACCAGGGTGCGATCAAGGGGTCTCGCCGCAGCAACCCCGCGACGTACACAGGTCTGCTCGAGCCGATCCGCAAGGCCTTCGCGAAGGCCAACGACGTGAAGCCGGCGCTGTTCAGCTCCAACTCGGAAGGCGCCTGTCCCACGTGCAACGGCGCGGGCGTGATCTTCACCGAGCTGGGCGTCATGGCCACCGTCGAGTCCACGTGCGAGGAGTGTGAGGGCAGGCGGTTCCAGGCGTCGGTGCTGGAGTACACGTTGGGAGGACAGAACATCGCCGAGGTGCTGGCGATGTCGATGACGGAGGCGGAGGTGTTCTTCGGTGACGGCGAGGCAGCCACTCCGGCCGCCCACAAGATCCTGGAGCGGCTCGTGGACGTCGGGCTCGGCTACCTCACCCTCGGCCAGCCGCTCACCACGCTGTCCGGCGGCGAGCGACAGCGCGTCAAGCTGGCCACCCAGATGGCCGACAAGGGAGACGTCTACGTCCTCGACGAGCCGACCACCGGCCTGCACCTCGCCGACGTCGAGAACCTGCTCGGCCTGCTGGACCGGCTCGTCGACTCCGGCAAGTCGGTCATCGTGATCGAGCACCACCAGGCGGTGATGGCGCACGCCGACTGGATCATCGACCTGGGCCCGGGGGCTGGTCACGACGGCGGCAAGGTCGTGTTCGAGGGCACGCCCGCAGACCTGACAGCCGACCGATCAACCCTCACGGGCGAGCACCTCGCGGCGTACGTCGGCTCGTGA
- a CDS encoding glyoxalase — MAALDSVTLEVSDAPAAEAFYAAAFGLGDKLHVRAGETPTTGFRGFTLSLVVGQPSTVDSLVGSALDGGATVLKPVSKSFWGYGGVVQAPDGAIWKVATSSKKDTGPATRQVDDLVLLLGVADVKASKRFYVEHGLTVAKSFGSKYVEFDASSSPVKLALYQRRAAAKDAGVPPEGTGSHRIAIGSDAGPFADPDGFAWEAARMRHGDRETT, encoded by the coding sequence ATGGCCGCCCTGGACTCGGTCACCCTCGAGGTGTCCGACGCCCCGGCCGCCGAGGCGTTCTACGCGGCTGCCTTCGGCCTGGGCGACAAGCTGCACGTCCGTGCCGGGGAGACACCCACGACCGGCTTCCGTGGTTTCACCCTGTCGCTCGTGGTGGGCCAGCCCAGCACGGTCGACAGCCTCGTCGGCAGCGCCCTCGACGGGGGCGCCACCGTGCTGAAGCCGGTGAGCAAGAGCTTCTGGGGGTACGGCGGCGTCGTACAGGCTCCGGACGGGGCGATCTGGAAGGTCGCGACCTCGTCGAAGAAGGACACCGGTCCCGCCACCCGGCAGGTCGACGACCTCGTCCTGCTGCTGGGAGTCGCGGACGTGAAGGCGAGCAAGCGGTTCTACGTCGAGCACGGACTGACCGTGGCCAAGAGCTTCGGCAGCAAGTACGTCGAGTTCGACGCCTCGTCGTCGCCCGTCAAGCTAGCTCTCTACCAACGACGCGCCGCGGCCAAGGACGCCGGTGTCCCGCCGGAGGGCACCGGGTCGCACCGGATCGCCATCGGCAGTGACGCCGGGCCGTTCGCCGATCCGGACGGGTTCGCGTGGGAGGCTGCTCGCATGCGACACGGGGACAGGGAGACAACCTGA
- a CDS encoding VOC family protein produces the protein MNITINASYLPHNDPDASLAFYRDLLGFEVRGDVGYEGMRWITVGPVGQPGTSIVLHPPAADPGITDEEGRLIAEMMAKGTFASINLATPDLDSTFERVEASAEVVQEPTEQPYGIRDCAIRDPAGNMVRIQELR, from the coding sequence ATGAACATCACCATCAACGCGAGCTACCTCCCACACAACGACCCGGACGCCTCCCTGGCCTTCTACCGCGACCTCCTCGGCTTCGAGGTCCGCGGCGACGTCGGCTACGAGGGGATGCGCTGGATCACCGTCGGACCCGTCGGCCAGCCCGGCACGTCCATCGTCCTCCACCCGCCGGCCGCGGACCCCGGCATCACCGACGAGGAGGGCCGCCTCATCGCCGAGATGATGGCCAAGGGCACCTTCGCCAGCATCAACCTCGCCACGCCCGACCTCGACAGCACCTTCGAGCGGGTTGAGGCCAGCGCCGAGGTCGTCCAGGAGCCGACCGAGCAGCCGTACGGCATCCGGGACTGCGCCATCCGCGACCCCGCGGGCAACATGGTCCGGATCCAGGAGCTGCGCTGA
- a CDS encoding helix-turn-helix transcriptional regulator — translation MTTSPAEAQHLRDLALLRRVRDRIDRDYAQPLDVEALARGVHMSAGHLSREFRRAYGEPPYSYLMTRRIERAMALLRRGDLSVTDVCFAVGCQSLGTFSTRFTQLVGVPPSVYRRDAARTTEGMPPCVAKKVTKPIRNREASSPGPHLA, via the coding sequence GTGACCACCAGCCCCGCTGAGGCGCAGCACCTTCGCGATCTCGCCCTTCTGCGCCGGGTTCGCGACCGGATCGACCGGGATTACGCGCAGCCGCTGGACGTCGAGGCGCTCGCCCGCGGCGTACACATGTCGGCGGGGCACCTCAGTCGCGAGTTCCGCCGGGCGTACGGCGAGCCGCCGTACTCCTACCTGATGACTCGGCGCATCGAGCGCGCGATGGCGCTGTTGCGGCGTGGCGACCTCAGCGTCACCGACGTCTGCTTCGCGGTCGGCTGCCAGTCGCTCGGCACGTTCAGCACCCGCTTCACCCAGCTGGTCGGTGTGCCGCCCAGCGTCTACCGGCGCGACGCGGCACGCACGACAGAGGGGATGCCGCCCTGCGTGGCGAAGAAGGTCACCAAACCGATCAGGAATCGAGAAGCGTCCTCCCCGGGGCCGCACCTAGCGTGA
- a CDS encoding DUF6596 domain-containing protein, with protein MGEEAEKARQAVAETIRVEGARILATLIRTVGDVQVAEDAVQEASVAALGAWTVTGVPPQPRAWLTVTARRKAIDILRRDRLRPGKEQDGFRMIELARPDLPTDEVVQDDVLRLIFTCCHPALSPPTRVALALRTLCGLSPAQIGSVLLTTEVATIKRLTRARQKIAAAHIPYRVPADDELAERLPAVCGVVHTLYTAGHAPLDGSLAYDVDVCAEAVRLAELLHELLPEQPMPAGVLALLLLTEARRPTRLDETGEVVTLDRQDRARWDAASIERGVELLNCSLRRTGGQADAYQLQAAIAAEHARAEVYDETDWAEVVRLYDLLVSVAPSPAAGLGRVVATAEASGPAAGLALLEEVPPSPRWHAVRAELLAREGRHAEAASELTASLDGLASEPERRHREQRRDRFLQLAAGEASPSGQDGR; from the coding sequence GTGGGCGAGGAGGCAGAGAAGGCACGCCAGGCGGTCGCTGAGACGATCCGGGTCGAAGGGGCGCGCATCCTGGCGACACTGATCCGGACCGTCGGCGACGTGCAGGTCGCCGAGGACGCCGTGCAGGAGGCGAGCGTCGCGGCCCTCGGCGCGTGGACCGTCACGGGAGTGCCGCCGCAACCCCGTGCCTGGCTCACCGTGACCGCACGACGTAAGGCGATCGACATCCTGCGCCGCGACCGCCTGCGTCCGGGCAAGGAACAGGACGGGTTCCGCATGATCGAGCTCGCGAGGCCGGACCTCCCGACGGACGAGGTCGTCCAGGACGACGTCCTGCGGTTGATCTTCACCTGCTGCCATCCGGCGCTGTCGCCGCCGACTCGCGTCGCGCTGGCGCTGCGCACGCTGTGTGGCCTCTCACCAGCACAGATCGGCAGCGTGCTGCTCACCACCGAGGTCGCGACCATCAAGCGACTCACCCGGGCTCGACAGAAGATCGCCGCAGCGCACATCCCGTACCGCGTCCCGGCCGACGACGAGCTCGCCGAGCGGCTGCCCGCGGTGTGCGGGGTGGTCCACACCCTCTACACGGCCGGCCATGCGCCCCTGGACGGCAGCCTCGCGTACGACGTCGACGTGTGCGCCGAGGCGGTCAGGCTCGCCGAGCTCCTGCACGAGCTGCTGCCGGAGCAGCCGATGCCTGCCGGCGTACTCGCGTTGCTGCTGCTCACCGAGGCTCGACGGCCGACCCGGCTCGACGAGACTGGTGAGGTCGTGACGCTTGACCGCCAGGACCGGGCCCGGTGGGACGCCGCGTCGATCGAGCGCGGTGTCGAGCTGCTCAACTGCTCGTTGCGCCGCACCGGGGGACAGGCCGACGCCTACCAGCTACAGGCCGCGATCGCCGCCGAGCATGCCCGGGCTGAGGTGTACGACGAGACCGACTGGGCGGAGGTCGTGCGGCTCTACGACCTGCTCGTGTCGGTCGCCCCCAGCCCCGCAGCCGGTCTCGGCCGGGTCGTGGCAACTGCCGAGGCATCGGGCCCTGCGGCCGGCCTCGCGCTTCTGGAAGAGGTTCCGCCGAGCCCCCGATGGCACGCGGTCCGTGCCGAGCTGCTCGCCCGGGAGGGCCGACACGCTGAGGCCGCGAGCGAGCTGACCGCATCACTCGACGGGCTGGCGTCCGAGCCCGAACGACGCCATCGCGAGCAGCGACGTGACCGGTTTCTCCAGCTGGCTGCCGGCGAGGCCTCGCCCAGCGGTCAGGACGGTCGATGA
- a CDS encoding YciI family protein, with protein MPQYLALTYTADVDWFAPEQAAELAEYREFAVENAHNIRASAVLHPTSTATVVRVEGARGGAVVTTDGPYAETKEALTGYYLIEAADLDEAVAISASLPAAWGGAVEVRPVIASR; from the coding sequence ATGCCGCAGTACCTCGCGCTGACCTACACCGCCGACGTCGACTGGTTTGCCCCTGAGCAGGCTGCCGAGCTCGCCGAGTACCGCGAGTTCGCGGTCGAGAACGCCCACAACATCCGCGCTAGCGCCGTACTCCACCCGACCAGTACCGCCACGGTCGTGCGGGTCGAGGGAGCGCGCGGGGGAGCGGTCGTGACGACCGACGGGCCGTACGCCGAGACCAAGGAGGCGCTGACCGGTTACTACCTGATCGAGGCTGCCGACCTGGATGAGGCAGTGGCGATCTCGGCCAGCCTGCCCGCGGCGTGGGGCGGTGCCGTCGAGGTGCGTCCCGTCATCGCATCCAGGTAG